From one Lycium ferocissimum isolate CSIRO_LF1 chromosome 7, AGI_CSIRO_Lferr_CH_V1, whole genome shotgun sequence genomic stretch:
- the LOC132064793 gene encoding uncharacterized protein LOC132064793, giving the protein MDNSRNKKWMNCDRLSKEYLDGVEDFINHAFSKKLEGEKISCPCTECVLIHQANRATTYDHLVVNGIMPSYDTWFCHGESLKGSNNTQVNNHSQSTLRGDDMRGMIHDVFGGSTQFMDSDISERGNMEPNLQEKRAHPSGNHPHPEVDKFERLMKEANEELYPGCKKFSKLSFLLHIYRTKCLFKWSNESFNALLGLLKDALPEGETLPSSFYETKKIVESLGLKYEKIHACPNDCMLFRKEFASKDVNECKICGASRWKNNARKIPAKVLRYFPLKPRLQRLFMSSETSKAMQWHHEERNKDGVLRHPADSEAWKSFDSKYPEFAGDPRNVRLGLASDGFNPFGTMRTVHSTWPVILMPYNLPPWMCMKQEFFILSLLIPGPKAPGNNIDVFLQPLIEELNELWDVGVETYDASTKEIFQMRAALMWTINDFPAYGTLSGWSTYGRFACPSCNINTQSKWLKHGRKFCYMGHRRFLKSGHKYRNDARSFDGTKETRPAPCAVSGSLVLNQVKDIKFTLGQSSEGVSGVMKNTWKKRSIFFDLPYWEFNLVRHNLDVMHIEKNVCDNLIYTLLDLGKKSKDNLEARLDLKDMKIRPSLWPQYRASGRAYLPPTYFTMTSNEKELFYEVLQNTKFPHGYSSNISRWIRKRKISGLKTHDCHVIMQELLPLALRRSTDKRISSVLIELCTFFRVLCSKVLKLEELKLLEEKIPETLSTMEKLFPPGFFTVMVHLLTHLATEARLAGPVHYRWMYPIERYLGTLKSYVRNRACPEGSIAEAYIANECVAFCSRYLEGGDSRSYCSRKCNDEIEHETSKEECLFPTVGESYGEVDVFELDEKTWLQAHRHVLFNCESDVVENYKNEHIAEIKRSHRKRRLRPRQLDLMHFDTFHEWFKEKVSELDATSKILKDVKVLAEGPTKIAKRFNAFDVNNGYRFRTKQSEESKETQNSGVMVVSKTESYASTSDNAPKSANITYYGRVNDIVELNYYEEFKVVLFKCDWVDVTKVRGVMEDDLGFTLVNFSRVADSGDRERHEPFIFAEQAQQVIYVQDPQDHEWFVPRFIKPRDVFDMGEENSVHFESSMQCDATDLALLENAHVLEYEDNDWVRSGVNGMVIDTDVHSQANEGGNDIENESYSE; this is encoded by the exons ATGGAcaattctagaaataaaaaatggatGAATTGTGATAGACTTAGTAAAGAATACTTGGATGGAGTGGAGGATTTTATAAACCATGCCTTTTCTAAAAAACTAGAGggagaaaaaatttcatgtcctTGTACGGAATGTGTGCTTATTCATCAAGCAAATCGGGCCACAACATATGATCATCTTGTGGTTAATGGTATCATGCCATCGTATGATACTTGGTTTTGTCATGGGGAGTCTCTGAAGGGATCAAACAATACTCAAGTAAATAATCACAGCCAATCAACTTTGAGGGGCGATGATATGAGAGGAATGATACATGATGTCTTTGGAGGCTCTACACAGTTCATGGATAGTGACATCAGTGAAAGGGGCAATATGGAGCCAAACCTACAAGAAAAGAGAGCTCATCCATCTGGAAATCATCCTCATCCAGAGGTGGATAAGTTTGAACGGCTCATGAAGGAGGCAAATGAAGAACTATATCCTGGATGCAAGAAGTTTAGCAAACTGTCCTTTTTGCTGCATATCTATCGTACAAAATGCCTGTTCAAATGGTCAAATGAATCTTTTAATGCTTTGCTTGGACTATTGAAGGATGCGCTGCCTGAAGGGGAAACATTGCCTTCTTCTTTTTATGAGACCAAAAAGATAGTTGAAAGCTTGGGCTTAAAGTACGAAAAGATTCATGCTTGTCCCAATGATTGCATGCTTTTTAGGAAAGAGTTTGCTAGTAAGGATGTTAATGAATGCAAAATTTGTGGTGCTTCTAGATGGAAAAATAATGCTAGAAAAATTCCAGCCAAGGTCCTAAGgtattttcctttaaaaccaaGGCTGCAAAGATTGTTTATGTCTTCAGAAACTTCTAAAGCAATGCAATGGCATCACGAAGAGCGCAATAAAGATGGTGTTCTCCGACATCCTGCAGATTCTGAAGCTTGGAAAAGTTTTGATAGTAAATATCCCGAATTTGCTGGAGATCCTCGCAATGTCCGGCTAGGATTAGCTTCTGACGGATTTAATCCATTTGGCACAATGCGAACTGTTCACAGTACATGGCCAGTGATTTTAATGCCATATAATCTTCCACCATGGATGTGCATGAAGCAAGAGTTCTTCATTCTGTCCTTACTTATTCCTGGACCAAAAGCGCCTGGCAATAATATTGATGTCTTTTTGCAACCTTTAATAGAAGAGTTAAATGAATTATGGGATGTCGGGGTAGAAACATACGATGCCTCTACTAAGGAGATATTTCAAATGCGAGCAGCTCTTATGTGGACTATAAATGATTTTCCAGCATATGGTACTCTCTCTGGATGGAGCACTTATGGTCGGTTTGCATGCCCTTCTTGCAACATAAACACTCAATCTAAATGGCTCAAACATGGTAGAAAGTTTTGTTACATGGGGCATCGACGTTTCTTGAAGTCGGGCCACAAATATCGGAATGATGCAAGATCTTTTGATGGGACTAAAGAAACAAGACCTGCACCTTGTGCAGTATCCGGGTCACTAGTGCTGAATCAAGTTAAAGATATAAAGTTTACTCTCGGTCAGTCGAGTGAAGGGGTAAGTGGGGTGATGAAAAACACATGGAAAAAGAGGAGCATTTTTTTCGATCTTCCTTATTGGGAATTTAACTTGGTGCGCCATAATCTCGATGTGATGCACATAGAAAAAAATGTGTGTGATAACTTAATTTATACACTATTAGATCTTGGTAAAAAGTCTAAAGACAATCTAGAAGCTCGATTGGACTTGAAGGATATGAAAATAAGACCAAGCTTATGGCCTCAATATCGAGCTAGTGGGAGGGCTTATCTTCCTCCTACTTATTTTACGATGACTTCGAACGAAAAAGAGTTGTTTTATGAAGTACTACAAAATACCAAGTTTCCACATGGCTATTCGTCTAATATATCACGTTGGATTCGCAAACGGAAGATATCTGGGCTAAAAACTCATGATTGCCATGTTATAATGCAAGAACTTCTTCCTCTTGCCTTGCGGAGATCAACAGATAAAAGAATCAGTTCCGTTTTAATTGAACTATGCACATTCTTTCGTGTTCTATGTAGCAAAGTGCTAAAACTAGAAGAGTTAAAGTTACTTGAAGAAAAAATTCCAGAAACATTGTCTACTATGGAAAAACTCTTTCCCCCAGGATTCTTTACTGTTATGGTACACTTGCTTACTCACTTGGCAACTGAGGCTAGACTTGCGGGGCCAGTACATTATCGCTGGATGTACCCAATTGAGAG GTACTTGGGTACTTTAAAATCATATGTTCGTAATCGTGCATGCCCAGAAGGTTCAATAGCAGAAGCATACATAGCAAATGAGTGTGTGGCATTTTGCTCACGATATTTGGAGGGTGGAGATTCAAGGTCTTATTGTTCAAGAAAATGCAATGATGAGATTGAGCATGAGACTAGTAAAGAAGAATGTCTTTTTCCAACTGTTGGGGAGTCGTACGGTGAAGTAGATGTATTTGAGTTGGATGAGAAAACATGGTTGCAAGCACATCGGCATGTGCTTTTCAATTGTGAGTCAGATGTGGTTGAGAATTATAAAAA TGAACATATTGCTGAAATCAAGAGATCACATCGTAAGCGCCGTTTGAGACCACGTCAACTTGATCTTATGCATTTTGATACATTTCATGAGTGGTTCAAGGAGAAA GTATCAGAGTTGGATGCCACATCTAAAATCTTAAAGGATGTTAAAGTCCTCGCAGAAGGGCCGACTAAAATTGCGAAAAGATTTAATGCGTTTGATGTAAATAATGGGTATCGATTCCGAACAAAACAAAGTGAAGAGTCCAAGGAGACACAAAATAGTGGTGTTATGGTCGTTTCTAAGACTGAAAGTTATGCAAGTACAAGTGACAATGCTCCAAAGTCTGCAAATATCACATATTATGGTAGAGTGAATGATATTGTGGAGTTAAATTATTATGAAGAATTTAAGGTTGTCTTATTTAAGTGCGATTGGGTTGATGTAACCAAAGTTAGAGGAGTGATGGAAGATGACTTGGGTTTCACACTTGTGAACTTCTCACGCGTGGCAGACTCTGGTGATCGAGAACGCCATGAGCCTTTTATTTTTGCAGAACAAGCTCAACAAGTAATATATGTACAAGATCCTCAAGATCATGAATGGTTTGTCCCTAGGTTTATTAAACCTCGAGACGTTTTTGATATGGGAGAGGAAAATAGTGTGCATTTTGAGTCATCAATGCAGTGTGATGCCACTGACTTGGC